The genomic window CTGTATAGGTTCAAGTTACAAATTGAGGAATCTTGTCCAGGTAGCTTTGTAGTTATTGATCATCATACCATTAATAATAAGATAAGGTTCAATAGACTGTTCTTTGCCATGAAGCCATGTATTGATGGGTTTCTTCAAGGCTGTAGGCCATACTTGTCAGTTGATAGTACATTTCTCACGAGCAAGTTTAGAGGTCAACTATGTGTAGCCTGTGCAGTAGATGGACACAACTGGATGTATCCAGTTGCAGTTGGAGTCATAGATTCAGAAACAAATGAGAATTGGATATGGTTCATGGAGAGACTGAGAGATGCTATAGGGAGTCCACCGGGTCTGACCTTCTATACTTATTGTGGTCAAGCAGTGATGGTCGGTGTGAGTGAGGTATTTCCTAATGCAGAGCATAGAGAGTgtatgtggcatcttgttcaaaATTTTAAGAAAATGTTCCATGGACAGGTGTTTGATGATCATTTGTGGGCATCATCTTACAGTTGGAACTCATACCTTTTTGAGAAACACTGGTCAGCAATGGCAGCAGCTAAGCCAACAACTATGGTTTATCTACAGCAGAACCATAAGACGCTATGGACTATAAGTCAATTTGGAGTCACATGTAAGATAGACTATGTCACAAATAATTTAGCTAAGAGCTTCAACAACTGGATCAAAGGTGAAAAAGGTAGGCATTTGGATGACTTGCTTGATACAATCAGAAAGAAGTTATTAATCAAATGGAACCACAGAAGGAAGATTGCAAGGCAAATGTAGGGCAAGATACTTCCACACATTGTGGACAAGCTGAAGGAGCAAAGCAGGAACCTAGATATTGATGTCATAACTAGCGGCGATGGCATTACAGAGTTATGTGCAAGAGGAGGATTAAGCTTCAGATTTGTTGTGAATTTGGACCAAAGGATTTGCACTTGTAGGGCTTGGCAGGTTTCAGGCCTACCATGTAAGCATGCACTGGCCTACATCACTAGCATAAGTAGAGAGAAAATTGAAGACCATGTGGACAACTACTACTCAGTGCAAAAGTTCAGGTCAGCTTATGAGGGTATCATCCCTGCCATTCCTGATAAGTCCATGTGGCCCAAATCTGATCATGGCTTCTTCATGCATCCACCTCTTCTCAAATCAATTGCTGGTAGAAGGAGGCAGACAAGGTTCAGAGGAGGTGCTGAAGGTGGCAACAAAGGCAATAAAGGCAGGCACCAGTGCCCTATTTGCCATGAATATGGGCATCACTGGTACACTTGTAAAGATGGAGATCCTGTAGACATTGCAACAATGCTTGCTGATAGGTGAGATTCTTTGTTTCAGATTTTTGTGTTGGGTTGTATGTGACATACTTAGCAGCTATGATAATTTGTATTTATCTATTGCAGGGGACCACCTAAATGGAAGAAGAAAAAGGCAACCCCAGCCTCAATTGAAacaagcattgttcttgttccTACCAGAATGGTGTTCCCTGATTTGCCCCCTGGTACAACTGCCACAACTGAAGCAGCTGTTGGAAATAAGAGGAAAACAACAGCAGCATGTtctaagaaatcaaagagctcatCCTCTGCCTCAGCAGCTTCAATCAGGTAGGCTCATGTTCTTCACATTTTCCTTATACTACAGCTATGACATATACCAAACACTTGTAAATATACGACACTATAAATTTTGAAGGTTTGGATTCTCCATACCATTTTTGCAACACCCTAGTTGTTTTCTAAAACCCCCACTCAAGTTTTCAGTAAATCCTAAGCTATATATGTCAATGTGGTGTCATGTCATATGATTGTACCTGATCAAGGCTGCCATCAGCCACCTGCTGCGGCTGTGAGTCGTCACCGGAGCCCATCCTCCCGCCGGCGTGCTTCGTATGAACTACCTGCTGCAGCAGAGTACTCCTAAGCAAACCAAGGCACTAACTAATTTATGATGCCATAGGGTTAGACACTACATTAAGCTTTCCATGTCACTGAAGAAAACCAATACGGAGGCTCATGTTCTTGACATTTTCCTTGTACTACAGGTTTATAAGTCAACTAACCCAATACTTTTTTTGCTTTAGAAGATCTAGAACAGGCTCCACCCAGCCAGAAACTGGAAGCCTGTAGCCTGTGCCTTTGAGCATTGTGTTCCCTGCTAGCCTGGAGCCAGAACCTCAGCATGTCAACACTGCTGACGATATCAACACAATTGAGAACAAAGGGAGACCCAAGACAGCAGTGAGTAAGAAAAGGAAGCTTGACCGTCCTGCTATGAATACAAGAGCCAAGGTATCTACAACTCCACATAGTCCTGCTATGGGTACCAGAAGCAAAAGGAAGCTTGACATTTAGTTGTTGTCTGTGGGATGACTCAAAACTCCAGATATTTTGTAACTCATGTGGTCTGTCTATTAACCATAACCTGCATTTTGTAAGACCAAAACAATGGTCTGGTCTATGTCATGACCAAACAATTGTCTGGTCTATTTCATGACTGGTTTGTGAAATGCTGTTATGGTTTGTGAAATTTTCGTAACTGGTTTGTCAAATTTGTTGTTCTGGTTTCtgaatctatgtaattggtttgtCAAATTTGTGGCGTCAAGGGCAAGTGGAAAATTCTGCTCCTGATGCATGGACATAGGGGCAAAAGGGTCTTTCTATCCCTCCATTATCGGCTGTCACACtctaaactgacggaagtggcacacACGACCAGAAAAGTTTGCGCGAGGGACTAAGGAGGGGTAGCCAAAATTTCTATGGTAG from Miscanthus floridulus cultivar M001 chromosome 11, ASM1932011v1, whole genome shotgun sequence includes these protein-coding regions:
- the LOC136491900 gene encoding uncharacterized protein; this encodes MELQKRIKDKFKVVVPYKRVYNGKELAHSQLFGDWMSSFDNLYRFKLQIEESCPGSFVVIDHHTINNKIRFNRLFFAMKPCIDGFLQGCRPYLSVDSTFLTSKFRGQLCVACAVDGHNWMYPVAVGVIDSETNENWIWFMERLRDAIGSPPGLTFYTYCGQAVMVGVSEVFPNAEHRECMWHLVQNFKKMFHGQVFDDHLWASSYSWNSYLFEKHWSAMAAAKPTTMVYLQQNHKTLWTISQFGVTCKIDYVTNNLAKSFNNWIKGEKGRHLDDLLDTIRKKLLIKWNHRRKIARAWQVSGLPCKHALAYITSISREKIEDHVDNYYSVQKFRSAYEGIIPAIPDKSMWPKSDHGFFMHPPLLKSIAGRRRQTRFRGGAEGGNKGNKGRHQCPICHEYGHHWYTCKDGDPVDIATMLADRGPPKWKKKKATPASIETSIVLVPTRMVFPDLPPGTTATTEAAVGNKRKTTAACSKKSKSSSSASAASISLEPEPQHVNTADDINTIENKGRPKTAVSKKRKLDRPAMNTRAKVSTTPHSPAMGTRSKRKLDI